From the Chloroflexota bacterium genome, one window contains:
- a CDS encoding Gfo/Idh/MocA family oxidoreductase produces MTHINVAVQGAGTVSTEHLRAYLKHPHCRVVAIGSRTQAGAAAKARELGLDPSGLGIYDDFDRLLAHPGLDALSICTPHSRHAQETIAAAQAGKHVLIEKPVATSLADLRAMDAAVTAAGVRTVAGFVLRWNPLTLAARAMLAEGLFGDPIFVQADYWHNGEVSGYPGAKGRLQRATLDAILSGGCHAVDLARYLMGSDIVEVTALETTALEGLPRAANQVALVRFANGKAGKVSAITEPWIPYQFNIDILGTDGGLRDNRFFSRKLPGVLGWTTFPTVLPNNGLVGHHPFQGEIDHFVECILEGRESHANLRDAVNSHEACFAISESSRLGGQPVRLPLAQSS; encoded by the coding sequence ATGACTCACATCAACGTCGCTGTGCAGGGCGCGGGCACCGTCTCCACGGAGCATCTGCGCGCCTACCTCAAGCATCCCCATTGCCGCGTCGTAGCGATCGGCAGCCGGACCCAGGCCGGCGCTGCTGCCAAAGCCCGCGAGCTAGGCCTCGACCCGTCCGGCCTCGGCATCTACGACGATTTCGACCGGCTGCTGGCCCACCCCGGCCTCGACGCGCTCTCGATCTGCACGCCGCACAGCCGCCATGCCCAGGAGACCATCGCAGCGGCGCAGGCTGGCAAGCACGTCCTGATCGAAAAGCCCGTAGCCACCAGTCTGGCCGATCTCCGCGCGATGGACGCCGCCGTCACCGCCGCAGGCGTCCGGACGGTGGCTGGCTTTGTGCTCCGCTGGAATCCGCTGACGCTGGCCGCCAGGGCGATGCTCGCAGAGGGGCTGTTCGGCGATCCGATCTTCGTCCAGGCCGACTACTGGCACAACGGCGAGGTCTCGGGCTACCCCGGTGCGAAGGGGCGACTCCAGCGCGCCACCCTCGACGCGATCCTCAGCGGCGGCTGCCACGCCGTGGATCTCGCGCGCTACCTGATGGGCAGCGACATCGTCGAGGTCACGGCCCTCGAGACAACAGCCCTGGAAGGGCTCCCGAGAGCGGCCAATCAGGTCGCGCTGGTCCGGTTCGCCAACGGCAAGGCCGGCAAGGTCAGCGCCATCACCGAGCCGTGGATCCCGTACCAGTTCAACATCGACATCCTCGGCACCGACGGCGGCCTGCGCGACAACCGCTTCTTCAGCCGCAAGCTGCCCGGCGTCCTGGGCTGGACGACCTTCCCCACGGTACTGCCGAACAACGGGCTGGTGGGCCACCACCCGTTCCAGGGGGAGATCGACCACTTCGTGGAGTGCATCCTGGAAGGTCGGGAGTCGCACGCCAACCTGCGCGACGCCGTCAACAGCCACGAAGCCTGCTTCGCGATCTCCGAGTCGAGCAGGCTGGGCGGCCAGCCGGTCCGGCTGCCGCTGGCGCAGTCATCCTGA
- a CDS encoding Gfo/Idh/MocA family oxidoreductase, translated as MPTKQLRVGIVGVGFVGAAHVDAVRRIPGAEVVAVASSTPDRARRHADELGIPRAYADYRGLLADPEIDVVHNCTPNVWHFPINQAIVEAGKACFSEKPLTMNAAEAEQLLRLARSRGAHTAVNFNHRGFPQVQEARALIQQGELGRVHAVHGSYLQDWLLFDTDWNWRLDPTLGGATRVVADIGSHWMDLAQHIAGVRITAVMADLATLFVSRVRPDREGETFQRGSSGGTRVPIETEDYAQVLVRFENGARGSFTVSQVSAGRKNRLSLEVDGGQGALAWCSEEGELLWRGSRTEGTRVLQRNPRMAGLPGLSRLPAGHAEGWNDALLNVIRGFYEQVQGAAARPWVASLDDGVHGMRLVDAILQSSREERWVTVV; from the coding sequence ATGCCGACGAAACAGCTGCGGGTTGGCATTGTCGGCGTCGGGTTTGTGGGGGCGGCCCACGTGGACGCCGTGCGCCGGATCCCTGGGGCCGAGGTGGTGGCCGTCGCAAGCTCGACGCCGGATCGGGCGCGTCGTCACGCCGACGAGCTGGGCATCCCACGGGCCTACGCCGACTATCGCGGGCTGCTGGCCGATCCGGAGATCGACGTCGTTCACAACTGCACCCCGAACGTCTGGCACTTCCCGATCAACCAGGCGATCGTCGAGGCTGGGAAAGCCTGCTTCTCCGAGAAGCCCCTGACGATGAACGCCGCCGAGGCCGAGCAGCTCTTGCGGCTGGCGCGTTCGCGCGGGGCGCACACGGCCGTCAACTTCAACCATCGCGGCTTCCCGCAGGTGCAGGAGGCCCGCGCGCTGATCCAGCAGGGTGAGCTGGGGCGCGTCCACGCCGTCCACGGCAGCTATCTGCAGGACTGGCTGCTGTTCGACACGGACTGGAACTGGCGGCTCGATCCGACGCTCGGCGGCGCGACGCGCGTCGTGGCAGACATCGGCTCGCACTGGATGGATCTGGCCCAGCACATCGCTGGCGTGCGGATCACGGCGGTCATGGCCGATCTCGCGACGCTGTTCGTCAGCCGCGTCCGCCCGGACCGCGAGGGCGAGACGTTCCAGCGTGGGAGTTCGGGTGGCACGCGGGTGCCCATCGAGACCGAGGACTACGCCCAGGTGCTGGTCCGCTTCGAGAACGGCGCGCGTGGCTCGTTCACCGTCTCTCAGGTGAGCGCTGGCCGCAAGAATCGCCTCTCGCTGGAAGTGGACGGCGGACAGGGCGCGCTGGCGTGGTGCTCGGAGGAGGGTGAGCTGCTCTGGCGCGGCTCCCGCACCGAGGGCACGCGGGTGCTCCAGCGCAACCCACGGATGGCCGGCCTGCCGGGCCTCTCGCGCCTGCCGGCCGGGCATGCCGAGGGCTGGAACGACGCGCTGCTGAACGTGATTCGCGGGTTCTACGAGCAGGTGCAGGGCGCGGCGGCCCGCCCGTGGGTGGCATCCCTTGACGATGGCGTGCACGGGATGCGGCTGGTGGACGCGATCCTCCAGAGCAGCCGCGAGGAGCGCTGGGTCACGGTCGTGTAG
- a CDS encoding methyltransferase domain-containing protein: MVLQAGPGPRGATRWDPDQYLKFADHRLRPALELLGRMPLTDPRTVYDLGCGAGELTRMLAEKWPEASVTGVDSSQEMLETAGSAPSRVQWREADIRTWQPETPPDLIYSNATLQWVDGHAELFPRLVSLLAPGGCLAVQMPLSWGAASHRLMRQTLVDGGAGGTALGDDALRARVGRKWVDDADEYYDLLVGRTATIDIWETEYLQILEGDDPVLEWVKGTGLRPILNGLGEAERSVYLAEYARRLRDAYPMRANGKTLYPFRRLFIVATV, encoded by the coding sequence ATGGTGTTGCAGGCAGGGCCAGGACCGCGCGGAGCCACCCGCTGGGATCCGGACCAGTACCTCAAGTTTGCCGACCACCGGCTGCGGCCAGCTCTGGAGCTGCTCGGGCGGATGCCGCTGACGGACCCCCGCACGGTCTACGATCTCGGGTGCGGCGCCGGCGAGCTGACCCGCATGCTGGCCGAAAAGTGGCCCGAGGCGAGCGTCACCGGCGTCGACAGCTCCCAGGAGATGCTCGAGACGGCTGGATCTGCGCCGAGCCGCGTACAGTGGCGCGAGGCCGACATCCGCACGTGGCAGCCCGAGACCCCGCCCGACCTGATCTACTCCAACGCCACGCTCCAGTGGGTGGACGGCCACGCGGAGCTGTTCCCACGGCTGGTGAGCCTGCTGGCGCCCGGCGGCTGCCTCGCCGTGCAGATGCCGCTCTCGTGGGGCGCGGCGTCCCACCGGCTGATGCGGCAGACGCTGGTCGATGGCGGCGCGGGCGGCACGGCGCTCGGGGACGATGCCCTGCGCGCCAGGGTTGGCCGCAAGTGGGTGGACGACGCCGACGAGTATTACGACCTGTTGGTGGGTCGGACGGCCACCATCGACATCTGGGAGACGGAGTACCTCCAGATTCTGGAGGGGGACGACCCGGTCCTGGAGTGGGTCAAGGGGACGGGGCTGCGTCCGATCCTGAACGGCCTCGGCGAGGCGGAGCGCTCCGTCTACCTTGCGGAGTACGCCCGTCGCCTGCGTGATGCCTACCCGATGCGTGCGAACGGCAAGACCCTCTACCCGTTCCGCCGCCTGTTCATCGTGGCGACAGTCTGA
- a CDS encoding dihydrodipicolinate synthase family protein has product MDLNRLHGIFPPILTPLSDDQQIDHGSLASLVDYLLGEGVHGIWVMGTTGEFACFDADERAAAVATTVKATRGRAPVIANVGDASTALTIEHARRAERAGADALAATPPYYYPNNETELETFYREVAAAVSIPLLLYHIPQTVKVKVTPPFVRKLAKEGVIVGLKDSQNDLEWFRKVLVDAKQDGVNLRAFLGCTGLIDVATYAGGSGAIPGISNVTAAACVGAYEAARAGDMAAAARHQERVLAAANLAGVVKGASAIGSNFASMKAVLVKRGVIKSAACRSPLRAPTAEEAARAIEIVEAAVGAAV; this is encoded by the coding sequence ATGGATCTGAATCGCCTGCATGGCATCTTTCCCCCGATCTTGACGCCGCTCTCTGACGATCAGCAGATCGACCACGGCTCGCTGGCATCGCTGGTGGACTACCTGCTGGGCGAGGGCGTCCACGGCATCTGGGTCATGGGCACGACCGGCGAGTTCGCCTGCTTCGACGCCGACGAGCGCGCCGCCGCCGTCGCCACGACGGTCAAGGCCACCCGGGGCCGTGCGCCCGTCATCGCGAACGTGGGCGACGCCTCCACCGCGCTGACCATCGAGCATGCCCGGCGGGCCGAGCGGGCCGGGGCCGACGCCCTCGCCGCGACACCGCCGTACTACTACCCGAACAACGAGACCGAGCTGGAGACCTTCTACCGGGAGGTCGCGGCGGCCGTCAGCATCCCGCTGCTGCTCTACCACATCCCCCAGACGGTGAAGGTAAAGGTGACGCCGCCGTTCGTCCGCAAGCTGGCGAAGGAAGGCGTCATCGTCGGGTTGAAGGACAGCCAGAACGACCTGGAGTGGTTCCGCAAGGTGCTGGTGGACGCGAAGCAGGACGGCGTCAACCTGCGGGCGTTCCTGGGCTGCACGGGCCTGATCGACGTCGCGACCTACGCCGGCGGCTCGGGCGCGATCCCGGGCATCTCGAACGTGACGGCGGCGGCGTGCGTGGGCGCGTACGAGGCGGCCCGGGCCGGCGACATGGCGGCGGCCGCCCGCCACCAGGAACGGGTGCTGGCCGCTGCGAACCTGGCCGGGGTCGTGAAGGGTGCGTCAGCCATCGGCTCGAACTTCGCCTCGATGAAGGCGGTCCTGGTGAAGCGCGGCGTGATCAAGTCGGCAGCCTGCCGCTCGCCACTGCGCGCGCCGACGGCCGAAGAAGCCGCGCGGGCCATCGAGATCGTAGAGGCGGCGGTCGGCGCAGCCGTCTAG
- a CDS encoding globin-coupled sensor protein produces the protein MAQLTDLYRINARNLDLRKQLLCFTDADIAVLRSLAPWAKRVAPTVARQFYEHQFTHPGTREFFAGKAAKKGISLEDLRKHLEISQAGYFTQIFDEAANSGGFGPAYFERRLKVGRLHNQIDLPLKWYVGSYAVYQDLVREHLRKSFLLRPGFRAKAERAIFVVFNYDIQAIMDAFFFDYLASAGVDLAAVQVARPEYDLSEHAAEMKTLLVETLTETNKTSTLLSDVSETLRNALGHVNTALLQVATTMQGLADGATSATQASIDGSEALDVLSRSLSDVARDSNQIAGLVQHAIATSGTMVSSVDLVASRAEAVATTSTQARTSAQHGADAVRDTVSGMADIKDVVGRAGEAIGELGRLSEKIGAVVETIDDIAEQTNLLALNAAIEAARAGEHGKGFAVVADEVRKLAERSQRETKAISGLIRDVQTGTRDAVTAMQLGAEKVELGATRADQAGAALAQILEAVDATAVQAQDISGVTGRLVGDARTVEGAMSEIGGLMESSRAAIDTMAVRSAEVSDASQAVAAVAQESAASTEEVSASVEEMSVQVHTIFTQADELAATAATLSALVSRLDLGQDDAPAPAQTQAQPAPARAGRRRAS, from the coding sequence ATGGCGCAGTTGACGGATCTCTATCGGATCAACGCCAGAAATCTCGATCTCCGCAAGCAGCTTCTCTGTTTTACGGATGCTGATATTGCCGTCCTGCGCTCGCTGGCGCCCTGGGCAAAGCGCGTCGCCCCGACCGTCGCCAGGCAGTTCTACGAGCACCAGTTCACCCATCCCGGGACTCGCGAGTTCTTCGCTGGCAAGGCGGCCAAGAAGGGTATCTCGCTTGAAGATCTACGCAAGCACCTGGAGATCTCGCAAGCAGGCTACTTCACCCAGATCTTCGATGAGGCGGCGAACAGCGGCGGCTTCGGCCCGGCCTACTTCGAGCGACGCCTGAAGGTCGGCCGGCTGCACAACCAGATCGACCTGCCGCTGAAGTGGTACGTCGGCTCGTACGCGGTCTACCAGGATCTGGTGCGGGAGCACCTGCGAAAGTCGTTCCTGCTGCGGCCCGGCTTCCGAGCAAAGGCCGAGCGCGCCATCTTCGTCGTCTTCAACTACGACATCCAGGCGATCATGGACGCCTTCTTCTTCGACTACCTGGCCTCGGCGGGCGTCGATCTGGCGGCCGTCCAGGTGGCACGTCCCGAGTACGATCTGTCCGAGCACGCCGCCGAGATGAAGACGCTGCTGGTCGAGACGCTGACCGAGACCAACAAGACGAGCACGCTGCTGAGCGACGTCAGCGAGACGCTCCGAAACGCCCTGGGGCACGTCAACACGGCCCTGCTGCAGGTCGCCACGACGATGCAGGGGCTGGCGGACGGCGCAACCTCGGCCACCCAGGCGTCGATTGACGGCAGCGAGGCGCTGGACGTCCTCAGCCGGTCCCTGTCTGACGTTGCTCGGGACTCCAACCAGATCGCCGGGCTGGTGCAGCACGCGATCGCCACCAGCGGAACGATGGTCAGCAGTGTGGATCTGGTGGCCTCGCGGGCCGAGGCGGTGGCGACGACCAGCACCCAGGCGCGCACCTCCGCGCAGCACGGCGCGGACGCCGTCCGCGACACCGTCTCCGGCATGGCGGACATCAAGGATGTCGTCGGGCGGGCCGGCGAGGCCATCGGCGAACTGGGACGGCTCAGCGAGAAGATCGGCGCGGTGGTCGAGACCATCGACGATATCGCCGAGCAGACCAATCTCCTCGCCTTGAACGCGGCCATCGAGGCGGCCCGCGCTGGCGAGCACGGCAAGGGGTTCGCCGTCGTGGCGGATGAGGTCCGCAAGCTGGCCGAGCGCTCGCAGCGGGAGACCAAGGCGATCAGCGGCCTGATCCGCGACGTGCAGACCGGCACCCGGGACGCCGTCACGGCTATGCAGCTCGGCGCGGAGAAGGTCGAGCTCGGGGCGACGCGGGCCGACCAGGCTGGCGCAGCCCTCGCTCAGATCCTCGAGGCCGTCGACGCGACTGCCGTCCAGGCACAAGACATCAGCGGCGTCACCGGGCGGCTCGTGGGCGATGCGCGCACGGTTGAAGGCGCGATGTCCGAGATCGGCGGGCTGATGGAGAGCAGCCGGGCCGCCATCGACACGATGGCCGTGCGCTCCGCCGAGGTCTCGGACGCCTCGCAGGCCGTGGCGGCCGTCGCGCAGGAGAGCGCAGCATCCACCGAAGAGGTGTCGGCCTCGGTGGAGGAGATGTCTGTCCAGGTACACACGATCTTCACCCAGGCAGACGAGCTTGCTGCGACGGCCGCAACGCTCTCGGCGCTGGTCTCGCGGCTGGATCTGGGCCAGGACGACGCGCCAGCACCCGCCCAAACGCAAGCGCAGCCGGCGCCCGCACGAGCCGGCAGGCGCCGCGCGTCCTGA
- a CDS encoding Uma2 family endonuclease, with translation MAMRLLRSGLTYEDYLQLPDDGQRYEIIDGELYVSPAPNIKHQTVSINLSTVLNMHVRAERLGQVLAAPTDVRFLERSTVQLDLLYISQARRGIITSQNVCGAPGLVVEIISPSSTEMDLEIKRDLYARHGVPYYWITHPQEESLRAYARGRDGAYERIAEGQGDMLFSAAPFPDLTIPLAMLWDA, from the coding sequence ATGGCGATGAGACTCCTGCGGTCCGGCCTCACCTACGAGGACTACCTCCAGCTTCCCGATGACGGCCAGCGCTACGAGATCATCGACGGGGAGCTGTACGTGTCCCCAGCACCGAACATCAAGCATCAGACCGTATCGATCAACCTCAGCACCGTGCTGAACATGCACGTGCGCGCCGAACGTCTCGGGCAGGTGCTTGCCGCGCCCACAGACGTGCGCTTCCTGGAACGATCCACCGTCCAGCTAGATCTGCTCTACATCAGCCAGGCGCGTCGCGGCATCATTACCAGCCAGAACGTCTGCGGCGCGCCTGGTCTTGTCGTCGAGATTATTTCTCCGTCGTCTACCGAGATGGACCTGGAGATCAAGCGCGACCTCTACGCCCGCCATGGCGTCCCGTACTACTGGATCACCCACCCGCAAGAAGAGTCGTTGCGCGCCTATGCCCGCGGGCGAGATGGCGCTTACGAGCGGATCGCAGAGGGGCAGGGCGACATGCTGTTTTCGGCGGCTCCGTTCCCGGACCTGACGATCCCACTGGCGATGCTCTGGGACGCGTGA
- a CDS encoding pyruvate dehydrogenase — MLTMEPGRTGTLAADELAALESIQRRVLWLATNMIHHANSVRPNLDGSKIGGHQASSSSVISILTALYFSELQAGDRMAVKPHASPAFHAVQYLLGNLPRKYLTELRSLKGIQAYPSKSKDHDPIDFSTGSVGLGAVAPAFSAAVARYARLHFGDVTSKRYIALLGDAELDEGNVWEAVFEDHIQGLGNVLWIVDLNRQSLDRVIPGIRAAQLKSLFQASGWQVLECKYGRKLKAAFERPHGEALRQRIDEMSNPEYQSLIRCSGEEARGRLILPASDPQGVAKAIEDISDEELPALLADLGGHDIVELTNAFAEAKANPHAPAVVFAYTIKGWGLPIAGHPMNHSALITEEQLKDLGASLGIAEGAEWDRFPEDSIEARVCRTAAERLRGIDEQIPAPLVTPEQIPTSLGIRHMPRSATQEALGRLLTELERIPGLGERIVTVAPDVAVSTNLGGWINKVGVYAPDAIPDFEAEGPRLLRWEPGPTGQHVEFGISEMNLFMMLGALGTSYELCGQQLFPIGTVYDPFVCRGLDALIYDLYNQSKMILVGTPSGITLSPEGGAHQSTITPSIGIELPNLLFYEPSFGREVEWTLLEALRQVADRQHGKTTYLRLTTKLVDQSLMDPAIQRLGEETLRRQVLAGGYRLIDHRYDAPNLVGSPVVQIVAAGAMIPEAIDAARMLHQEGVAANLINVTSPGLLYRGLAEARRGHLRQGTTGADAGHLGELILPEERHAPIITVQDGASHALSFLGSAFGARVVPLGVDEFGQSGTRADLYQYYAIDAESMVSAALLALDLS, encoded by the coding sequence ATGCTCACGATGGAGCCTGGGCGGACCGGTACTCTCGCGGCAGACGAGCTAGCCGCGCTCGAATCGATCCAGCGTCGCGTGCTGTGGCTCGCGACGAACATGATTCACCATGCCAACAGCGTTCGGCCGAACCTGGATGGCTCCAAGATCGGCGGCCACCAGGCGTCGTCGTCTTCGGTGATCTCGATCCTCACGGCGCTCTATTTCAGCGAGCTGCAGGCCGGCGACCGTATGGCCGTCAAGCCGCACGCCTCGCCAGCTTTCCACGCCGTGCAATACCTGCTCGGCAACCTGCCCCGGAAGTACCTCACCGAGCTGCGCTCGCTGAAGGGCATCCAGGCCTACCCCAGCAAGTCGAAAGATCACGACCCCATCGACTTCTCGACCGGCTCTGTGGGCCTGGGTGCCGTCGCGCCGGCCTTCTCGGCGGCCGTCGCGCGGTACGCCAGGCTGCACTTCGGGGATGTAACGTCGAAGCGGTACATCGCCCTGCTTGGCGATGCCGAGCTGGACGAGGGCAACGTCTGGGAGGCCGTCTTCGAGGATCACATCCAGGGCCTCGGCAACGTCCTCTGGATCGTCGATCTGAACCGCCAGAGCCTTGACCGGGTCATCCCCGGCATCCGGGCCGCACAGCTCAAGTCGCTGTTCCAGGCCAGCGGCTGGCAGGTGCTGGAGTGCAAGTATGGCCGCAAGCTGAAGGCGGCCTTCGAGCGACCGCACGGCGAGGCGCTCCGCCAGCGCATCGACGAGATGAGCAACCCGGAGTACCAGAGCCTGATTCGCTGCAGTGGCGAAGAGGCCCGGGGCCGGCTGATCCTGCCCGCCTCCGATCCGCAGGGCGTGGCGAAAGCCATCGAGGACATCTCCGACGAGGAGCTGCCGGCGCTGCTGGCCGATCTCGGCGGCCACGACATCGTGGAGCTGACCAATGCCTTCGCCGAGGCCAAGGCGAACCCGCACGCGCCGGCCGTGGTGTTTGCCTACACCATCAAGGGGTGGGGCCTGCCGATTGCCGGCCACCCGATGAACCACTCCGCGCTGATCACCGAGGAGCAGCTCAAGGATCTGGGCGCATCGTTGGGCATCGCGGAGGGCGCGGAGTGGGACCGCTTCCCCGAGGACTCGATCGAGGCCCGCGTCTGCCGCACTGCTGCCGAGCGACTGCGCGGCATCGACGAGCAGATCCCGGCCCCGCTGGTCACGCCCGAGCAGATCCCCACCTCGCTTGGCATCCGCCACATGCCGCGCAGCGCCACCCAGGAAGCGCTGGGCCGCCTCCTAACCGAGCTGGAGCGCATCCCCGGCCTGGGCGAGCGCATCGTGACGGTTGCGCCCGACGTGGCCGTCTCGACCAACCTCGGCGGCTGGATCAACAAGGTCGGTGTGTACGCGCCGGACGCCATCCCCGACTTCGAGGCCGAGGGGCCGCGCCTGCTCCGCTGGGAGCCAGGTCCGACGGGCCAGCACGTCGAGTTCGGCATCTCCGAGATGAACCTGTTCATGATGCTCGGCGCGCTCGGCACCTCGTATGAGCTGTGCGGCCAGCAACTGTTCCCCATCGGCACGGTCTACGATCCGTTCGTCTGCCGTGGCCTCGACGCGCTGATCTACGACCTCTACAACCAGTCCAAGATGATCCTGGTCGGGACGCCCTCGGGCATCACGCTCAGCCCAGAAGGCGGGGCGCACCAGTCCACCATCACGCCGTCCATCGGCATCGAGCTGCCCAACCTCCTCTTCTACGAGCCCTCCTTCGGGCGCGAGGTCGAGTGGACGCTGCTCGAAGCGCTGCGGCAGGTGGCGGACCGTCAGCACGGCAAGACCACCTACCTGCGCCTGACGACCAAGCTGGTCGATCAGTCGCTGATGGACCCGGCCATCCAGCGGCTGGGCGAGGAGACGCTGCGGCGGCAGGTGCTGGCCGGCGGCTACCGGCTGATCGACCACCGCTACGACGCCCCGAACCTCGTGGGCAGCCCGGTGGTGCAGATCGTGGCGGCTGGCGCGATGATCCCCGAGGCTATCGACGCGGCGCGCATGCTCCACCAGGAGGGCGTCGCGGCCAACCTGATCAACGTGACCAGCCCGGGCCTGCTGTACCGTGGCCTCGCAGAGGCGCGGCGCGGGCATCTGCGGCAGGGTACCACCGGCGCTGACGCCGGCCACCTGGGCGAACTGATCCTCCCCGAAGAGCGCCACGCGCCGATCATCACCGTGCAGGACGGCGCATCCCACGCGCTCAGTTTCCTGGGCAGCGCCTTCGGAGCGCGTGTCGTGCCGCTCGGCGTGGACGAGTTCGGGCAGTCGGGGACGCGCGCCGACCTCTACCAGTACTACGCCATCGACGCCGAGAGCATGGTGTCGGCGGCCCTGCTGGCGCTCGACCTCAGCTAA
- a CDS encoding bifunctional nuclease family protein, with translation MIEMSVRAVKRAGEDRLVAVLERDLDAEPARGRLLITISRPEAHVIFHELREEKTLPGQTYELMAQVVTQLQGKLTAVELVADEAGKPAARLRLERTDGRSTIPTRAGQALALAVHLKVPLLVAEGLLNGDKGRSEPPTESAASVAAGDTPPPGDAEAASTVVEVPEVFLRAFEE, from the coding sequence GTGATCGAGATGAGCGTGCGCGCCGTCAAACGGGCCGGTGAAGACCGGCTCGTTGCCGTGCTGGAGCGCGACCTGGACGCCGAGCCGGCCCGCGGTCGGCTGCTCATCACCATCTCGCGACCCGAAGCGCACGTCATCTTTCACGAGCTGCGCGAGGAGAAGACGCTCCCCGGCCAGACCTACGAGCTGATGGCCCAGGTCGTGACCCAGCTCCAGGGCAAGCTTACCGCCGTCGAGCTGGTGGCCGACGAGGCCGGCAAGCCGGCCGCCCGCCTCCGGCTTGAGCGCACCGATGGTCGCTCCACGATCCCCACGCGGGCCGGGCAGGCGTTGGCGCTGGCCGTCCACCTGAAGGTGCCGCTGCTGGTGGCCGAAGGGCTGCTGAACGGCGACAAGGGGCGCAGCGAGCCACCGACCGAGTCAGCCGCGAGCGTCGCCGCCGGCGACACGCCGCCACCAGGAGATGCCGAGGCAGCCTCGACGGTGGTCGAGGTGCCCGAAGTCTTCCTGCGCGCCTTCGAGGAGTAG
- a CDS encoding Bcr/CflA family multidrug efflux MFS transporter, translated as MSTSQPQPAAVRPASRRQPPVSQPNASRLKLVLILGALGAFGPLSIDMYLPALPALTHDFGTGASEVQLTLSAFFFGLALGQAIVGPLSDALGRRRPLLIGLGAYALASLLCATAPNIWALVGFRFVQGFAGAAGMVVSRAIVRDLYTGVAAARFMSVLMLVGGLAPILAPILGGQLLQFSPWQGIFLFLALFGGLLWVAIERGLGETLPAGRRQTEGLRGTLVTFRTLLTDRRFMGYAVACGLAIAAMFSYISGSSFVFQSVYGVSPQTFSFIFGGNAIGLLIMGQVNGRLVGRVAPIRMLTIGLCAAAVGGLTLLLVVLSGDLLQGVGLFAIVPSLFLVVASLGLIMPNATVLALSGSPKTAGAASALLGVLQFSLGAGVAPIVGMGGAATALPMALLIAVLELCALGALAVLTFGIGLQRPLTPREMTTTSPSGDGLG; from the coding sequence ATGTCCACCTCACAGCCCCAGCCCGCGGCTGTCCGGCCCGCGTCGAGGCGCCAGCCCCCCGTGTCCCAGCCGAACGCCAGCCGCCTCAAGCTGGTGCTGATCCTCGGGGCGCTCGGCGCGTTCGGGCCGCTCTCGATCGACATGTACCTGCCAGCGCTGCCGGCCCTGACCCATGATTTCGGGACCGGCGCGTCCGAGGTTCAGCTCACCCTCAGCGCGTTCTTCTTCGGGCTGGCGCTCGGGCAGGCCATCGTTGGCCCGCTCAGCGACGCTCTTGGGCGGCGGCGACCGTTGCTGATCGGGCTGGGTGCGTATGCGCTGGCCTCGCTGCTCTGCGCCACCGCCCCGAACATCTGGGCGCTGGTCGGCTTCCGCTTCGTGCAGGGGTTCGCGGGGGCGGCCGGCATGGTTGTGTCGCGGGCTATCGTGCGGGATCTCTACACCGGCGTCGCGGCGGCTCGGTTCATGTCTGTCTTGATGCTCGTCGGCGGCCTCGCCCCGATCCTCGCCCCGATTCTGGGCGGCCAGTTGCTGCAGTTCAGTCCCTGGCAGGGCATCTTCCTGTTCCTGGCGCTGTTCGGCGGGCTGCTGTGGGTCGCGATCGAGCGTGGCCTGGGGGAGACGCTGCCGGCAGGCCGCCGCCAGACGGAGGGCCTGCGTGGCACGCTGGTGACGTTCCGCACGCTGCTGACGGATCGCAGGTTCATGGGGTACGCCGTGGCCTGCGGCCTCGCCATCGCGGCGATGTTCTCCTACATCTCTGGCTCGTCATTTGTGTTCCAGAGTGTCTATGGGGTCTCTCCGCAGACCTTCAGCTTCATCTTTGGCGGCAACGCCATCGGGCTGCTGATCATGGGGCAGGTCAACGGCCGGCTGGTGGGTCGCGTCGCCCCGATCCGCATGCTGACCATCGGCCTCTGCGCGGCTGCCGTCGGCGGCCTGACGCTGCTGCTGGTCGTCCTCAGCGGCGATCTGCTCCAGGGCGTTGGCCTGTTCGCCATCGTGCCGTCGCTGTTCTTGGTCGTGGCCTCGCTCGGGCTGATCATGCCGAACGCGACAGTGCTGGCCCTGTCCGGCTCGCCGAAGACGGCGGGAGCGGCCTCGGCGCTGCTGGGCGTGCTCCAGTTCTCGCTCGGGGCGGGCGTCGCGCCGATTGTCGGCATGGGCGGCGCCGCCACGGCCTTGCCGATGGCGCTGCTCATCGCCGTGCTGGAACTGTGCGCGCTCGGTGCGCTGGCCGTGCTGACGTTCGGGATCGGGCTGCAGCGACCGCTCACCCCCCGAGAGATGACGACCACGTCACCCTCTGGCGACGGGCTGGGGTGA